A genomic stretch from Anaerolineales bacterium includes:
- a CDS encoding ferrous iron transport protein A, producing the protein MAAPTADGLAGIPTQAEGLFPLTEAAIGTPVQVAQVLNGQGVARRLRPMGLAQGDRVCVVRGAPFWGPIVVEIPGRVIALGRGVASQILVRSVPAPDTDVPAAGMPDLGAPSGAV; encoded by the coding sequence GTGGCTGCCCCGACGGCAGACGGCCTGGCCGGGATCCCAACCCAGGCCGAAGGTCTCTTCCCGCTCACCGAAGCCGCGATCGGGACACCCGTCCAGGTCGCCCAGGTCCTGAACGGCCAGGGGGTTGCCCGGCGGCTTCGCCCGATGGGGCTGGCCCAGGGAGACCGGGTGTGCGTCGTGCGAGGGGCGCCATTCTGGGGGCCGATTGTGGTCGAAATCCCCGGCCGGGTGATCGCCCTCGGGCGAGGCGTGGCAAGTCAGATCTTAGTCCGCTCGGTCCCTGCCCCGGATACGGACGTTCCGGCTGCCGGCATGCCAGACCTCGGTGCCCCGTCTGGGGCCGTGTGA